One window of the Rufibacter radiotolerans genome contains the following:
- a CDS encoding YbaB/EbfC family nucleoid-associated protein, producing the protein MFDMMGMMNKVKEMQAKMKEAQDNLRHITVSAEAGGGMVKATASGDRRLLKVELDETLMNPADKEMLADLVVAAVNKALDEAGERGKEEIKKQTAGMMPNIPGLDLSNFGL; encoded by the coding sequence ATGTTTGACATGATGGGAATGATGAATAAGGTGAAGGAAATGCAGGCCAAAATGAAAGAGGCCCAGGACAACCTTCGTCACATCACTGTTTCTGCCGAGGCCGGCGGAGGCATGGTGAAAGCCACCGCCAGCGGTGACCGCCGCCTGTTGAAAGTAGAGTTGGATGAGACCCTCATGAACCCCGCAGATAAAGAAATGCTGGCCGATTTAGTGGTGGCTGCCGTGAACAAAGCCCTGGACGAGGCTGGCGAACGCGGAAAAGAGGAAATTAAGAAGCAGACGGCCGGCATGATGCCCAATATCCCTGGACTTGACCTGAGCAACTTTGGCTTATAG
- a CDS encoding T9SS type B sorting domain-containing protein — protein MRKLGGFLLFWLAGALFSGAHGQCFLAYNPQNQPVETFCVGEQITFKDNSGQTNVAEFYDFDNRDGLDFSAKQTSHIFTAPGTYVVTQLANGFNQCPRTFTVKAAAPPSAPFLEKITLQTSSLQIQLQTSGVNDLVVERASSPAGSYTAVQTFSNVPAGRSQHSVAITNPAGCFRVRVTNICSGREDIFSNTVCAQSLTVTPGDRQNQLSWSVNESPGSVVNYQILRSGQPYQNLPGIQTAFTDTQVACGRLYTYQVVALLQNSSQSASLPVQVETKGSTAPAAPFLLTSFDLQNRVMLQTTIPAQETFREQAIYRSQGNGVLSLFSEKQPQNAVDATAGNQSAPLCYQVAYTDSCQLVSPRSNLACPVILSASLQANGAVKLNWNAYEGFPSGVGRQTLELVNEQGEVYWSQTVTGQSYLDAQPQKTFQRLRYRLLSVSQDGTYQSYSSITTLDQGFQFHFPTAFTPNRDGLNDVFRAVGTPFASSFHLQVLNRWGQVVFESKDPKLGWDGTYAGKPAPPETYLYRFEATDVNGKKVTSKGTVTLLR, from the coding sequence GTGAGAAAATTAGGAGGATTTCTGCTTTTCTGGCTAGCCGGGGCGCTCTTTTCTGGGGCGCACGGTCAATGCTTTCTAGCGTACAATCCCCAGAACCAGCCCGTGGAAACCTTCTGCGTGGGAGAACAGATCACCTTCAAAGACAACAGCGGCCAGACCAACGTGGCAGAGTTCTATGACTTTGACAACCGCGATGGCCTTGATTTCTCGGCCAAACAGACCTCGCATATCTTTACGGCGCCAGGTACTTACGTGGTCACCCAATTGGCCAATGGCTTTAACCAATGCCCGCGCACCTTTACGGTAAAGGCCGCCGCCCCTCCCTCTGCCCCCTTTCTGGAAAAAATAACGCTTCAGACTTCTTCACTCCAAATTCAGCTACAGACTAGCGGGGTCAATGACCTGGTGGTGGAACGCGCCTCCTCGCCTGCCGGCTCTTATACCGCTGTGCAAACCTTTTCCAATGTACCGGCCGGGAGAAGCCAGCATTCCGTGGCTATTACCAATCCTGCTGGCTGCTTCAGGGTGCGGGTCACCAACATTTGCTCGGGCCGCGAGGATATTTTCTCCAATACCGTCTGTGCCCAAAGCTTAACTGTCACCCCCGGAGACCGCCAGAATCAACTTTCCTGGTCTGTGAATGAAAGCCCCGGCAGTGTGGTCAATTACCAGATTTTACGTAGCGGCCAACCCTACCAGAACCTGCCCGGCATCCAAACCGCCTTCACAGATACCCAGGTAGCCTGCGGCCGATTGTATACGTATCAGGTAGTGGCCCTGCTTCAGAACAGTTCGCAAAGCGCCTCTCTGCCGGTGCAGGTTGAAACTAAAGGCTCTACGGCTCCTGCTGCGCCTTTCCTGCTGACCAGCTTTGACCTGCAAAACAGGGTAATGCTCCAAACCACCATTCCTGCCCAGGAAACATTCAGAGAACAGGCCATCTACCGAAGTCAGGGCAACGGTGTTTTAAGCCTGTTTTCAGAAAAACAGCCTCAAAACGCGGTAGACGCCACTGCGGGCAACCAATCCGCCCCTCTGTGTTATCAGGTAGCCTATACAGATTCCTGCCAGTTGGTGTCGCCGCGCAGCAATTTGGCATGCCCCGTAATTTTATCTGCATCGCTGCAGGCAAATGGGGCAGTGAAACTGAATTGGAACGCCTATGAAGGGTTTCCTTCAGGCGTGGGCCGGCAGACGCTGGAACTGGTCAATGAGCAGGGAGAAGTGTACTGGAGCCAGACGGTGACCGGGCAAAGTTACCTGGATGCCCAACCCCAGAAAACCTTCCAACGGCTTAGGTATCGCCTGCTCTCTGTTTCCCAGGATGGTACCTACCAAAGCTATTCCAGCATCACCACCCTTGACCAGGGCTTCCAGTTCCACTTCCCAACGGCCTTCACCCCCAACCGTGACGGCCTGAATGATGTCTTCCGGGCGGTGGGCACCCCCTTCGCCTCTAGCTTTCACTTGCAAGTACTCAACCGCTGGGGCCAGGTGGTTTTTGAAAGCAAAGACCCCAAACTGGGCTGGGACGGTACTTATGCCGGTAAACCCGCGCCGCCAGAAACGTACCTTTATCGGTTTGAGGCCACAGACGTGAACGGGAAAAAGGTGACGAGCAAAGGCACAGTGACCTTACTCCGGTAG